In the genome of Chloracidobacterium sp., the window GTGCACCTGCGAGGAGGGCGCCGCCGCCCGCGCCGTCGCGCCGCTGGTCGCCCGCTTCCAGAACGCGCCCGCGCCCCTCCGGGAGCGGGCCGCCGCCTCCAAGAACCTCATCCGCTCGATGACCGAGCGGGTCAGCAGCATGCGAGATCGGGCCGGCCCGGCTCGTAGCGAACCGGCCAGCCGGAGCGCGCCCAGCAACACCACCCCACCGCCCCACGCGGGCAAGGAGTCAAAGTGAACCCGTTCCGCAGCCTCATCGCGGGCGCGCTGCTCATCTTCGGCGCGGCCGCCAACACCATCGAGGAGCTCCGCAGCAAGCTGCAGGAGCTGCAGGCCTCGGCCCAGGGCCTCCAGGACCTGGCCGACGCCGAGAAGCGCGACCTGACCGAGGCCGAGACCAAGCAGATCGCCGACCTCTTCGCGGCCTTCGACGCCACGGAGCTGGAGATCCGCCGCCGGGAGGACCTGCAGGCCCGGGCCGACCGCATCGGCGCCAGCGCCGCCCGCATCGTCCGCCCCGACCCGACCCCCGCCAGTGTCCAGAACGCGGTCCGCCCGGCCATCACCGGCGGCGAGCCCGCAGCCGTCGCCAGCTCCCGCGGCACCGGCGGCTTCCGCGCCTTCGGCGACTTCGCCAAGGCCGTCCACTCGGCGGCCGGCGGCCGGCAGACCGACCCCCGGCTGAGCATGGTGAACGCGGCCGCGGCCACCACCTACGGCCAGGAGGGCGTGGGCGCTGACGGCGGCTACATGGTCCCCCCGGACTTCAAGGCCACCATCCTCTCCCGGGTCCTCGCCGAGGACTCGCTGCTCTCCCGCTGCGACCAGACCCCCACCACCTCCAACTCGATCACCGTGCCGATCGATGAGGACAGCCCGTGGGCCACCTCCGGCATCCAGGCCACCTGGGAGGGCGAGGCCACCACCTTCGGCCAGGGCAAGCCGGCGCTGAAGAGCACCACCGTCCGCGCCAACAAGATCACCGCCCTGGTCCCGGTCACCGACGAGCTGCTCGAGGACGCTCCCTCGCTCGAGTCGTTCCTGCGCCAGAAGGCCCCGGCGAAGATCGACTACAAGGTGAACGACGCCATCATCAACGGCGACGGCGTCGGCAAGCCGATGGGCTTCCTCGCCTCCCCCTGCCTGGTCACCCAGGCGGCCGAGGGCGGGCAGACCGCGGGCACCGTCAACTTCGCGAACATCTCCAAGATGTACTCGCGCATGCCGGCCGCCAACCGGAAGAACGCCGTCTGGATCATCAACCAGGACCTCGAGCCGCAGCTCGACAACCTGGTGGTGCCCGGCGCCGGCGCCTCCGTGGCGGCCCCCGCCTACATGCCGCCCGGCGGCATGAGCGCCTCGCCGTTCGCCACCCTGAAGGGCCGGCCGGTCATCTACACCGAGGCCGCCAACGCCCTGGGCGCGGTGGGCGACATCACCTTCGCCGACCTGTCGGCGTATCTGGCGGTGGTGAAGTCCGGCGGGCTCAAGACGGACTTCTCGATCCACCTCTGGTTCGACCAGGGGCTCAGCGCCTTCCGCTTCGTGCTGCGGATCGGCGGGCGGCCCTGGTGGAACTCGCCCATGGCCCGGGCCAAGAGCGCCAACACGCTCTCCCCGTTCGTCGCCCTGGCGGCCCGGTAACCGACCTGAGGGGCCGCCCGCCTCGGGGCCCCTCACCCCCCAACAGGAGAACGAACCCATGATCCCCAACATCAAGCCCTCGGCGGTCTACCCGATCAAGGGCGGCATCAACCCGCAGTCCATCGCCGCGGCCGGCACCCAGACCTCCGGGTGGCTGGACGCCAAGGACGGTGAGTGGCTGAAGGGCACGCTCCTCAACGGCGCGCTCGGCGGCTCCACCCTCACCAACCTCAAGGTCGAGCAGGCCACCAGCGCCGCCGGCGCCGGCGCGAAGGACCTGGTCACCAACGTGGTCAACGCGCTGCAGGT includes:
- a CDS encoding phage major capsid protein, whose protein sequence is MNPFRSLIAGALLIFGAAANTIEELRSKLQELQASAQGLQDLADAEKRDLTEAETKQIADLFAAFDATELEIRRREDLQARADRIGASAARIVRPDPTPASVQNAVRPAITGGEPAAVASSRGTGGFRAFGDFAKAVHSAAGGRQTDPRLSMVNAAAATTYGQEGVGADGGYMVPPDFKATILSRVLAEDSLLSRCDQTPTTSNSITVPIDEDSPWATSGIQATWEGEATTFGQGKPALKSTTVRANKITALVPVTDELLEDAPSLESFLRQKAPAKIDYKVNDAIINGDGVGKPMGFLASPCLVTQAAEGGQTAGTVNFANISKMYSRMPAANRKNAVWIINQDLEPQLDNLVVPGAGASVAAPAYMPPGGMSASPFATLKGRPVIYTEAANALGAVGDITFADLSAYLAVVKSGGLKTDFSIHLWFDQGLSAFRFVLRIGGRPWWNSPMARAKSANTLSPFVALAAR